The Brassica napus cultivar Da-Ae chromosome C7, Da-Ae, whole genome shotgun sequence genome has a segment encoding these proteins:
- the LOC125590390 gene encoding uncharacterized protein LOC125590390, whose amino-acid sequence MNRKQVLSGNAFQLTLKLVLRWKGVKRESQIQCKQRWQKLNDLVCKFCGSYEAATRQKTSGQSESDVVKMAHEIFYNDHKKKFNLHHAWEEIRHDQKWCEFATSDQPTKRPPGVKAAKAASGKRAIVDHEAVSEFQTTWSIKEKDLASHEDRCFVDRCTVSPSSNFLEEEDGAKVVRVEVTRVTSLSM is encoded by the exons ATGAACAGAAAGCAGGTGCTTTCTGGCAACGCATTTCAGCTTACTTTGAAGCTAGTCCTAAGGTGGAAAGGGGTGAAAAGAGAGAGCCAAATCCAGTGTAAACAAAGGTGGCAGAAGCTTAACGATCTTGTCTGCAAGTTCTGTGGATCCTATGAGGCTGCAACCAGACAGAAGACAAGTGGTCAGAGTGAGAGTGATGTTGTGAAAATGGCACACGAGATCTTCTACAACGATCATAAGAAAAAATTCAACCTCCACCACGCTTGGGAAGAGATTCGCCATGACCAAAAGTGGTGTGAATTTGCTACTA GTGATCAACCAACCAAACGGCCTCCTGGCGTGAAGGCAGCGAAAGCAGCAAGTGGTAAGAGAGCTATAGTCGATCACGAGGCTGTCTCTGAGTTTCAGACCACGTGGTCTATTAAGGAGAAGGACTTGGCG TCTCATGAAGATCGTTGCTTTGTTGATCGTTGCACTGTCTCTCCAAGTTCCAATTTTCT GGAAGAGGAAGATGGAGCTAAAGTAGTGAGAGTTGAAGTCACGAGAGTCACGagtctaagcatgtga
- the LOC111207422 gene encoding uncharacterized protein LOC111207422, producing MLARNLSKMMNSSGGWNQYGRQGGDRGNSRRRERLRCYECEGVGHIRADCHVAQQRELKCSECRGVGHTRRECPNSKKEKGVPLQSSDDSESEEDGKVIKNLVAFGARKEGSIKSSDSDLSTDDEEYHVLLNKWLRVEDQNLRLEDMAQKHNEFLEELREELATVNEKNESLEQENNNLRKVAIGEQERARMLERDLADNHKQIRMLNSGSKELDKILSMGQPAKANWGLGYRGAESTKEVQQKGLSHFVHGSTSKSGAKGACQEVRRDIRQRVRQEVLQRVAVSNKPKVVHQCNNMKVRQEVLKHGCATGTRKETDRCISNCVRPRKKQHRMCCWFCGKVGHKKVEYFARKKSRNMAKKVNKTFTKPMRVEEVSLAKNGLLDEIKDETSEDGCSSGRSDLEVDQEASSLEPGHEVVCGTKGKEIEVRQEVVRDDLQGCDSDECRGHSVRMGNGSWLRR from the coding sequence ATGTTGGCTAGGAATCTGAGTAAGATGATGAATTCCTCTGGTGGGTGGAATCAGTATGGTCGCCAGGGAGGTGATCGTGGCAATAGCAGAAGAAGAGAACGTCTTAGATGCTATGAGTGTGAAGGTGTTGGTCATATAAGGGCTGACTGTCATGTAGCACAACAGAGAGAACTTAAGTGTTCTGAGTGTAGAGGTGTTGGACACACACGGCGTGAATGTCCAAACTCAAAGAAGGAGAAAGGAGTTCCATTGCAGTCGTCTGATGATTcagagtctgaagaagatggaaaggTGATAAAGAACCTTGTTGCATTTGGTGCACGCAAGGAGGGATCTATTAAGTCCTCTGATTCAGATCTCAGCACAGATGATGAGGAGTATCATGTGCTGCTTAACAAGTGGTTGAGGGTCGAGGATCAGAATCTGAGATTGGAGGATATGGCTCAGAAGCATAACGAGTTTCTTGAAGAACTTCGTGAAGAACTTGCGACTGTGAATGAGAAGAATGAGTCTCTTGAGCAGGAAAATAACAATCTAAGGAAAGTTGCTATTGGTGAACAAGAGAGAGCAAGGATGCTGGAACGTGATTTGGCTGACAATCACAAACAGATCAGGATGCTCAACAGTGGATCCAAGGAGTTGGATAAGATACTCTCGATGggtcaaccagccaaggcgaaTTGGGGACTGGGATATCGAGGAGCTGAGAGTACTAAGGAAGTACAACAGAAGGGGCTATCACATTTCGTGCATGGGAGCACATCAAAAAGTGGAGCCAAAGGAGCTTGTCAGGAAGTACGTCGGGACATACGACAGAGAGTAAGGCAGGAAGTTCTACAGCGCGTAGCTGTGAGTAACAAGCCAAAAGTAGTACATCAGTGCAACAACATGAAGGTCAGACAGGAGGTTCTGAAGCATGGTTGTGCAACTGGTACAAGGAAAGAGACTGATCGGTGCATCAGCAACTGTGTCAGGCCAAGAAAAAAGCAACATCGGATGTGCTGTTGGTTCTGTGGgaaggttggacacaagaaggtgGAGTATTTTGCTCGTAAGAAGAGCAGAAACATGGCCAAGAAGGTGAACAAGACGTTCACTAAGCCCATGAGGGTTGAAGAGGTGTCCTTAGCCAAGAATGGCTTACTTGATGAGATCAAGGATGAGACATCAGAAGATGGATGCAGCTCTGGTAGGAGTGATCTTGAGGTTGATCAAGAAGCATCAAGTCTGGAGCCAGGACATGAGGTTGTTTGTGGCACAAAGGGGAAGGAGATCGAAGTGCGTCAGGAAGTGGTGCGAGATGATCTTCAGGGGTGTGATAGTGACGAGTGCAGAGGGCACTCGGTGCGGATGGGGAATGGCTCATGGTTAAGGAGATGA